One Oharaeibacter diazotrophicus DNA segment encodes these proteins:
- a CDS encoding aminotransferase class V-fold PLP-dependent enzyme, translating to MRYHTGLFIPGPTNVPDQVRRAMNLPQEDMRAPDFPKFTLPLFADLKKVFKTETGQPFIYPSSGTGGWEAVLTNTLNPGDKVLISTFGQFSLLWADMCQRLGFETQVVDVEWGEGVPVEKFHDILAADKEHRIKAVLGTQNETATGVTSDVAGMRKALDAANHPALLYIDGVSSVASIDFRMDEWGVDAIVSGSQKGFMLPTGLAIICVSQKALEAHKTSRFPRCFFSFEDMTRTNKDGYFPYTPATVLLRGLRASLDLLFEEGLENVFTRHHHIAEGVRKAVDAWGMKLCAKEAKWHSDTVSAIIVPSNVDSAQVVRQAYNRYGVSFGVGLNKVAGKVFRIGHLGATNELMLLGAVAAAEMALVDCGADIEFGSGVAAAQAYYGSRRNVTAQAA from the coding sequence ATGCGCTACCACACCGGCCTCTTCATTCCCGGCCCGACCAACGTTCCGGACCAGGTTCGCCGCGCCATGAACCTGCCGCAGGAGGACATGCGCGCCCCGGACTTCCCGAAGTTCACGCTGCCGCTGTTCGCCGACCTGAAGAAGGTGTTCAAGACCGAAACCGGCCAGCCCTTCATCTACCCGTCCTCGGGCACCGGCGGCTGGGAAGCGGTTCTCACCAACACGCTCAACCCGGGCGACAAGGTGCTGATCTCGACCTTCGGCCAGTTCTCGCTGCTGTGGGCCGACATGTGCCAGCGCCTCGGCTTCGAGACCCAGGTGGTCGACGTCGAGTGGGGCGAGGGCGTGCCGGTCGAGAAGTTCCACGACATCCTGGCGGCTGACAAGGAGCACCGCATCAAGGCCGTGCTCGGCACCCAGAACGAGACCGCCACCGGCGTCACCTCCGACGTCGCCGGCATGCGCAAGGCGCTCGATGCGGCCAACCACCCTGCCCTCCTCTACATCGACGGCGTCTCCTCGGTCGCCTCGATCGACTTCCGCATGGACGAGTGGGGGGTCGACGCCATCGTCTCGGGCTCGCAGAAGGGCTTCATGCTGCCGACCGGCCTCGCGATCATCTGCGTCAGCCAGAAGGCGCTCGAGGCGCACAAGACCTCGAGGTTCCCGCGCTGCTTCTTCTCCTTCGAGGACATGACGCGCACCAACAAGGACGGCTACTTCCCCTACACCCCGGCGACCGTGCTGCTGCGCGGCCTGCGCGCCTCGCTCGACCTCCTGTTCGAGGAAGGCCTGGAGAACGTCTTCACCCGCCACCACCACATCGCCGAGGGCGTGCGCAAGGCGGTCGACGCCTGGGGCATGAAGCTCTGCGCCAAGGAGGCCAAGTGGCACTCCGACACGGTGTCGGCGATCATCGTGCCGTCGAACGTCGACAGCGCCCAGGTCGTGCGTCAGGCCTACAACCGCTACGGCGTCTCGTTCGGCGTCGGCCTCAACAAGGTCGCCGGCAAGGTGTTCCGCATCGGCCACCTCGGCGCCACCAACGAACTGATGCTGCTCGGCGCCGTCGCGGCGGCCGAGATGGCGCTGGTCGACTGCGGCGCGGACATCGAGTTCGGCTCCGGCGTCGCCGCGGCCCAGGCCTACTACGGCAGCCGCCGCAACGTGACCGCGCAGGCGGCGTAA
- a CDS encoding HpcH/HpaI aldolase/citrate lyase family protein, with protein MSFTQFKPVKTRVQRSTLAVPGSNPAMFEKAMKSDADVIFLDLEDAVAPNDKVPARENIIKALNEMPWREHGKTMSVRINGLDTHWMYRDVVDVVEQAGEKLDLILIPKVGVPADVYMVEAMVAQIREGKGIANPIGLEALIETALGMANVEAIAAARNLETLHFGVADFAASRRSRTVVIGGLNPDYPGDQWHAAIDRMVTSCRAYGLRAVDGPFGDFSSPEDFVKAAKRAAVLGCEGKWAIHPSQIALANDVFSPPPAEVDRARRILVALEEAAAQGKGAASLDGRMIDAASARMAQNVVTVADAIEAKGKAGAKAA; from the coding sequence ATGAGCTTCACCCAGTTCAAGCCGGTCAAGACGCGCGTGCAGCGCTCCACCCTCGCGGTGCCGGGCTCCAACCCGGCCATGTTCGAGAAGGCGATGAAGTCGGACGCCGACGTCATCTTCCTCGACCTCGAGGACGCCGTGGCGCCGAACGACAAGGTGCCGGCGCGCGAGAACATCATCAAGGCGCTCAACGAGATGCCCTGGCGCGAGCACGGCAAGACCATGTCCGTGCGCATCAACGGCCTCGACACCCACTGGATGTACCGCGACGTCGTCGACGTCGTCGAGCAGGCCGGCGAGAAGCTCGACCTGATCCTGATCCCCAAGGTCGGCGTGCCCGCCGATGTCTACATGGTCGAGGCCATGGTGGCGCAGATCCGCGAAGGCAAGGGCATCGCCAACCCGATCGGCCTCGAGGCGCTGATCGAGACCGCGCTCGGCATGGCCAACGTCGAGGCGATCGCCGCCGCCCGCAACCTCGAGACCCTGCACTTCGGCGTCGCCGACTTCGCCGCCTCGCGGCGCTCGCGCACCGTCGTCATCGGCGGCCTCAACCCCGACTACCCGGGCGACCAGTGGCACGCCGCGATCGACCGCATGGTCACGTCCTGCCGCGCCTACGGCCTCCGGGCCGTCGACGGCCCGTTCGGCGACTTCTCCTCGCCGGAAGACTTCGTCAAGGCCGCCAAGCGCGCCGCGGTGCTCGGCTGCGAGGGCAAGTGGGCGATCCATCCCTCGCAGATCGCGCTCGCCAACGACGTGTTCTCGCCGCCGCCGGCCGAGGTCGACCGCGCCCGCCGCATCCTGGTCGCCCTCGAAGAGGCCGCCGCCCAGGGCAAGGGTGCCGCCTCGCTCGACGGCCGCATGATCGACGCCGCCTCCGCGCGCATGGCGCAGAACGTGGTGACGGTCGCCGACGCGATCGAAGCCAAGGGCAAGGCCGGCGCCAAGGCGGCGTGA
- a CDS encoding 2-hydroxyacid dehydrogenase, whose translation MSKKKILVTRRWPTAVEEKLTALYDVTLNESDVPMTGAEMRQALLDYDAVCPTVSDKVDAAVLDVASPRAKILASYGVGYSHIDTDAAKKAGLVVTNTPEVLSECTADLAITLMLMAARRAGEGEREVRAHKWTGWRPTHMIGRKVSGGVFGVLGFGRIGREAAKRAHFGFGMKVIYFDPFPVKPELAAELKAEKRDTIEEVLREADVVSLHMPGGKDNYHLINDDRLALMKPDAILVNTARGEVVDGAALARALKRGTIFAAGLDVFEGEPRIAPDLYECDNAVLLPHLGSATSSTREAMGWRVLSNLEAFFDGRTPPDRVA comes from the coding sequence ATGTCGAAGAAGAAGATCCTGGTCACGCGGCGTTGGCCGACGGCCGTCGAGGAGAAGCTGACGGCGCTCTACGACGTCACGCTCAACGAGAGCGACGTGCCGATGACCGGCGCCGAGATGCGCCAGGCGCTGCTCGACTACGACGCGGTGTGCCCGACCGTCTCCGACAAGGTCGACGCCGCGGTGCTCGACGTCGCCTCGCCCCGCGCCAAGATCCTCGCCAGCTACGGCGTCGGCTACAGCCACATCGACACCGACGCCGCCAAGAAGGCCGGCCTCGTCGTCACCAATACTCCGGAGGTGCTGTCCGAGTGCACCGCCGACCTCGCGATCACGCTGATGCTGATGGCCGCCCGCCGCGCCGGCGAGGGCGAGCGCGAGGTCCGCGCCCACAAGTGGACCGGCTGGCGCCCGACCCACATGATCGGCCGCAAGGTCTCCGGCGGCGTGTTCGGCGTGCTCGGCTTCGGCCGCATCGGCCGGGAGGCCGCCAAGCGCGCCCACTTCGGCTTCGGCATGAAGGTGATCTACTTCGATCCGTTCCCGGTGAAGCCCGAACTCGCCGCCGAACTGAAGGCGGAGAAGCGCGACACCATCGAGGAGGTCCTGCGCGAGGCCGACGTCGTCTCGCTGCACATGCCCGGCGGCAAGGACAACTACCACCTGATCAACGACGACCGCCTCGCGCTGATGAAGCCCGACGCGATCCTGGTCAACACCGCCCGCGGCGAGGTCGTCGACGGCGCCGCCCTCGCCCGCGCCCTGAAGCGCGGCACCATCTTCGCCGCCGGCCTCGACGTGTTCGAGGGCGAGCCGCGCATCGCTCCCGATCTCTACGAGTGCGACAACGCCGTGCTGCTGCCCCATCTCGGCAGCGCCACCTCCTCGACCCGCGAGGCGATGGGCTGGCGCGTCCTGTCCAACCTCGAAGCCTTCTTCGACGGCCGCACGCCGCCCGACCGGGTGGCCTGA
- a CDS encoding LysR family transcriptional regulator gives MARPLLPSITALTAFESAARHLSFSRAAAELHLTQGAVSRQIRQLEETLGLDLFERVNQRVFLTDAGATYLADVRGLIDGLAAATRRVMASAGGGGVLELAVLPTFATRWLMPRLPAFLAAHPGATVNFSVRLEPFSFADDRLDAAIHHGEATWPGAVCVHLCDEQVIPVASPSFRDDHSIGRADDLARVPLLHQATRPTAWRDWFEAAGVDAGAVFRGSRFDQFAMIAGAAVAGLGAALVPRFLIEEELRTGRLAVLFDRPLSSGTAYWYVFPEEKSGSALVRVFGEWLARESAPVA, from the coding sequence ATGGCCCGTCCGCTGCTGCCCTCGATCACCGCCCTCACCGCCTTCGAGAGCGCGGCGCGCCACCTCTCCTTCTCGCGCGCCGCCGCCGAACTGCACCTGACGCAGGGCGCGGTCAGTCGGCAGATCCGCCAACTCGAGGAGACGCTCGGCCTCGACCTGTTCGAGCGGGTCAACCAGCGCGTCTTCCTGACCGACGCGGGCGCGACCTATCTCGCCGACGTGCGCGGCCTGATCGACGGCCTCGCCGCGGCGACCAGGCGGGTGATGGCCTCGGCCGGCGGCGGCGGCGTGCTCGAACTCGCCGTGCTGCCGACCTTCGCCACCCGCTGGCTGATGCCGCGCCTGCCGGCCTTCCTCGCCGCCCATCCGGGCGCGACGGTCAACTTCTCGGTCCGGCTCGAACCGTTCTCCTTCGCCGACGACCGGCTCGACGCCGCGATTCACCACGGCGAGGCCACTTGGCCGGGAGCGGTCTGCGTCCATCTCTGCGACGAGCAGGTGATCCCGGTGGCATCCCCCTCGTTTCGCGACGATCATTCGATAGGCCGCGCCGATGATCTCGCCCGCGTGCCGCTGCTGCATCAGGCGACGCGCCCGACCGCGTGGCGCGACTGGTTCGAGGCCGCCGGCGTCGACGCCGGCGCGGTGTTCCGCGGCTCGCGCTTCGACCAGTTCGCGATGATCGCCGGCGCGGCCGTCGCCGGCCTCGGCGCGGCGCTGGTGCCGCGATTCCTGATCGAGGAGGAGCTGCGCACCGGCCGACTCGCGGTGCTGTTCGACCGGCCGCTCTCGTCCGGAACCGCCTATTGGTACGTCTTTCCGGAGGAGAAATCCGGCTCGGCGCTGGTCCGCGTCTTCGGCGAATGGCTCGCGCGGGAATCGGCGCCCGTGGCCTGA
- a CDS encoding sulfite oxidase-like oxidoreductase, whose translation MTTTREEGGPLPPDTKLTRTKQRWAEERRFVDPAKPRSAADRLPPGQHLVRDWPVLDLGLQPDVPTTTWRLDVDGLVEAPASLDWDGFAALPQSDFVTDIHCVTTWSRYDNRWSGVAVRDLMDAVMPRAEASHVVLTSFDGYTTNLPITDFAAPDAILATRWEGRPLTREHGGPMRLVVPHLYFWKSAKWLRRITFVPADKLGFWEERGYHRRGDPWAEERYSD comes from the coding sequence ATGACGACCACGCGCGAGGAGGGCGGCCCGCTGCCGCCGGATACCAAGCTGACCCGCACCAAGCAGCGCTGGGCCGAGGAGCGCCGCTTCGTCGATCCCGCCAAGCCGCGTTCGGCCGCCGACCGCCTGCCGCCGGGCCAGCATCTCGTGCGCGATTGGCCGGTGCTCGACCTCGGCCTGCAGCCCGACGTGCCGACCACGACGTGGCGGCTCGACGTCGACGGCCTCGTCGAGGCGCCGGCCTCGCTCGACTGGGACGGCTTCGCCGCCCTGCCGCAGAGCGACTTCGTCACCGACATCCACTGCGTCACCACGTGGTCGCGCTACGACAACCGCTGGTCCGGTGTCGCGGTGCGCGACCTGATGGACGCGGTGATGCCGCGCGCCGAGGCGAGCCACGTGGTGCTGACCAGCTTCGACGGCTACACCACCAATCTGCCGATCACCGACTTCGCCGCGCCGGACGCGATCCTCGCCACCCGCTGGGAGGGCCGGCCGCTGACCCGAGAGCACGGCGGGCCGATGCGGCTGGTGGTGCCGCACCTCTATTTCTGGAAGAGCGCCAAGTGGCTGCGCCGGATCACCTTCGTGCCGGCCGACAAGCTCGGCTTCTGGGAGGAGCGCGGCTATCACCGCCGCGGCGATCCGTGGGCCGAGGAGCGCTATTCGGACTGA
- the sucD gene encoding succinate--CoA ligase subunit alpha — protein MSVLINKNSKVIVQGITGKIGSFHAEDMIKYGTPVVGGVTPGKGGTTHCGVPVFNTVKEAVDATGADTSIVFVPPPFAADSIMEAADAGIKVAVCITDGIPTQDMMRVKRYMRRYKAESRMRLLGPNCAGVITPGEALVGIMPGHIYLPGRIGIVGRSGTLGYEAASQLKDLGIGVSTSVGIGGDPINGCSHRDVLELFENDPDTDAVIMIGEIGGPQEVEAGMYARDVMTKPVCAYIAGLSAPKGRKMGHAGAIVSSVGESAAEKVELLKACGVTIVPTPAEFGSTVQAMLSGLRAAAE, from the coding sequence ATGTCCGTTCTCATCAACAAGAACTCCAAGGTCATCGTCCAGGGCATCACGGGCAAGATCGGCTCGTTCCACGCCGAGGACATGATCAAGTACGGCACCCCGGTCGTCGGCGGCGTCACGCCCGGCAAGGGCGGCACCACCCACTGCGGCGTGCCGGTGTTCAACACGGTCAAGGAGGCGGTCGACGCCACCGGCGCCGACACCTCGATCGTGTTCGTGCCGCCGCCGTTCGCGGCCGACTCGATCATGGAAGCCGCCGACGCGGGCATCAAGGTCGCCGTCTGCATCACCGACGGCATCCCGACCCAGGACATGATGCGCGTGAAGCGCTACATGCGCCGCTACAAGGCGGAGAGCCGGATGCGGCTGCTGGGGCCGAACTGCGCCGGCGTCATCACTCCGGGCGAGGCGCTGGTCGGCATCATGCCGGGCCACATCTACCTGCCCGGCCGCATCGGCATCGTCGGCCGCTCCGGCACCCTCGGCTACGAGGCGGCGAGCCAGCTCAAGGACCTCGGCATCGGCGTCTCGACCTCGGTCGGCATCGGCGGCGACCCGATCAACGGCTGCTCGCACCGCGACGTCCTCGAGCTGTTCGAGAACGACCCGGACACCGACGCCGTCATCATGATCGGCGAGATCGGCGGTCCGCAGGAGGTCGAGGCCGGCATGTACGCCCGCGACGTCATGACCAAGCCGGTCTGCGCCTACATCGCCGGCCTGTCGGCCCCGAAGGGCCGCAAGATGGGCCACGCCGGCGCCATCGTGTCGTCGGTCGGCGAATCGGCGGCCGAGAAGGTGGAACTGCTCAAGGCCTGCGGCGTGACCATCGTGCCGACGCCGGCCGAGTTCGGCTCTACCGTGCAGGCGATGCTGTCGGGCCTGCGCGCCGCCGCGGAGTGA
- a CDS encoding LLM class flavin-dependent oxidoreductase, with protein MEFGIYTFAETSVDPLTGAPVTPAQRLADLLDEIELADRVGLDVYGVGEHHRADFAVSAPAVVLAAAAARTSRIRLTSAVTVLSSDDPVRVYQQFATLDLISRGRAEVMAGRGSFVESFPLFGYDLADYDSLFAEKLELLLAINAHERVSWPGGGHRPAIDGLGVHPRAERELPIWIAVGGTPQSLVRAGALGLPLALAIIGGQPERFGPLVALYRQAAARAGHADRARVGINVHGFVADDARDAVETFWPSYRAVMSRIGRERGWPGVGRDHYEAGLAPDGHLVVGDPDQVVEKILALHRIFGHDRFMLQMTVGSLPQDKVLRAVELYGTVVAPRVRAALGREKIVPTGRMDSKS; from the coding sequence ATGGAATTCGGCATCTACACCTTCGCGGAGACCTCCGTCGATCCGCTGACCGGCGCTCCGGTGACGCCGGCGCAGAGGCTCGCCGACCTCCTCGACGAGATCGAACTCGCCGACCGGGTGGGGCTCGACGTCTACGGCGTCGGCGAGCATCACCGCGCCGACTTCGCGGTGTCGGCGCCGGCGGTGGTGCTGGCGGCGGCGGCCGCGCGGACCTCGCGGATCCGGCTCACCAGTGCGGTGACGGTGCTGAGTTCCGACGATCCGGTGCGGGTCTACCAGCAGTTCGCCACGCTCGACCTGATCTCGCGGGGCCGGGCGGAGGTGATGGCCGGCCGCGGCTCCTTCGTCGAGTCCTTCCCGCTGTTCGGTTACGACCTCGCCGACTACGATTCGCTGTTCGCCGAGAAGCTCGAGCTGCTGCTCGCCATCAACGCCCACGAGCGGGTGTCGTGGCCGGGCGGCGGCCACCGGCCGGCGATCGACGGCCTCGGCGTCCATCCGCGCGCCGAGCGCGAACTGCCGATCTGGATCGCGGTCGGCGGCACGCCGCAGTCGCTGGTGCGCGCCGGTGCGCTCGGCCTGCCGCTGGCGCTGGCGATCATCGGCGGCCAGCCGGAGCGATTCGGGCCGCTGGTGGCGCTCTACCGGCAGGCGGCGGCGCGGGCGGGTCACGCCGACCGGGCGCGTGTCGGCATCAACGTCCACGGCTTCGTCGCCGACGACGCCCGCGACGCGGTCGAGACCTTCTGGCCGTCCTACCGGGCGGTGATGTCGCGGATCGGCCGCGAGCGCGGCTGGCCGGGCGTCGGCCGCGACCACTACGAGGCCGGCCTCGCACCGGACGGCCATCTCGTCGTCGGCGATCCCGACCAGGTCGTCGAGAAGATCCTGGCGCTGCACCGGATCTTCGGCCACGACCGATTCATGCTGCAGATGACGGTCGGCTCACTGCCGCAGGACAAGGTGCTGCGGGCGGTCGAACTCTACGGCACGGTGGTCGCGCCGCGTGTCAGGGCCGCCCTCGGCCGGGAGAAAATCGTCCCGACCGGGCGGATGGACAGTAAAAGTTGA
- a CDS encoding GumC family protein — MDWEAPRNEVASAPGAAARPLFQIDPREIALHALTCLPRAALAAACAFALLLAVYVAIPTRYAAKAVVVADPRIGSATEEATPNIARDSAALESLVEVATTDGFLIGVVRGQKLADDPEFASSAGEIAVVEKLRSRLTIERLGTTYVFEVAVKSREAARAAALANAVAEALVDHVRTERGALADAAAKRLADQVDELRAAVAASGKAAADYRARMGLVDAGRDANTAERSYSDLSRQVADAAGAMQAARSRLDEIARGSGAAGGALDAVGSPLLTTLRARQSDLRQQIAEMEGIYGDRHPQIRRLQDRLAETGQQLAGEGARLRAVAQADYDVARRRHEALAADLAAAKVSVAAVGTASADLTALELKAKADSDAYEAALARYQKALASGVSPELEMTVSSPAQPPLRPTKRTLGFVVPIAAVLSLPLGFFAALGLSLARRGVRSAAEVETLLGLPVVAVVPRGRLVPAGVVRRLLGLPAIDVAADLVARVGHAVPGARVLVADTGTARSAGAIARRLAALLTGAGVAAPIRPATAAPPPSPVREQPRRGWRRAGQPEPQSPAPLPPSVDLVTAEGGRAAEQAAAAGVVPAAAVLVLPWNALPAADLRTAAGRLLPDPRTPAMVVFTI, encoded by the coding sequence ATGGACTGGGAAGCACCGCGCAACGAGGTCGCCAGCGCTCCCGGAGCGGCCGCGCGGCCGTTGTTCCAGATCGATCCGCGCGAGATCGCACTGCACGCGCTGACCTGCCTGCCGCGCGCCGCGCTCGCCGCGGCCTGCGCCTTCGCCCTGCTCCTCGCCGTCTACGTCGCGATCCCCACCCGCTACGCCGCCAAGGCCGTGGTCGTCGCCGATCCTCGGATCGGCTCGGCGACCGAGGAGGCGACGCCCAACATCGCCCGCGACTCGGCGGCGCTCGAGAGCCTCGTCGAGGTCGCCACGACCGACGGCTTCCTGATCGGCGTCGTCCGCGGCCAGAAGCTCGCCGACGATCCGGAGTTCGCGTCGTCGGCGGGCGAGATAGCCGTCGTAGAGAAACTCCGTAGCCGGCTCACCATCGAGCGGCTCGGCACGACCTACGTGTTCGAGGTCGCGGTGAAGTCGCGCGAGGCCGCGCGTGCCGCCGCGCTCGCCAACGCCGTCGCCGAAGCCCTGGTCGACCACGTCCGCACCGAGCGCGGCGCGCTCGCCGACGCGGCGGCGAAACGCCTCGCCGATCAGGTCGACGAGCTGCGCGCCGCCGTCGCCGCCTCGGGCAAGGCCGCCGCCGACTATCGCGCCCGCATGGGCCTCGTCGACGCCGGCCGCGACGCCAACACCGCCGAGCGCAGCTATTCCGACCTGTCGCGGCAGGTCGCCGACGCCGCCGGCGCCATGCAGGCCGCCCGCTCCCGTCTCGACGAGATCGCCCGCGGCTCCGGCGCCGCCGGCGGCGCGCTCGACGCGGTCGGTTCGCCGCTCCTGACCACGCTGCGCGCCCGCCAATCCGACCTCCGCCAGCAGATCGCGGAGATGGAGGGCATCTACGGCGACCGCCATCCGCAGATCCGCCGCCTGCAGGACCGCCTCGCCGAAACCGGCCAGCAGCTCGCCGGCGAGGGCGCGCGCCTGCGTGCCGTCGCCCAGGCCGACTACGACGTCGCCCGCCGCCGCCACGAGGCGCTCGCCGCCGACCTCGCCGCGGCCAAGGTGTCCGTCGCGGCGGTCGGTACGGCCTCGGCCGACCTGACGGCCCTCGAGCTCAAGGCCAAGGCCGACAGCGACGCCTACGAGGCGGCGCTGGCGCGCTACCAGAAGGCCCTCGCCTCCGGCGTTTCGCCGGAGCTCGAGATGACCGTGTCCTCGCCGGCGCAACCGCCGCTGCGGCCGACCAAGCGGACGCTCGGTTTCGTCGTTCCGATCGCCGCGGTGCTGTCGCTTCCGCTCGGCTTCTTCGCCGCGCTCGGGCTGTCGCTGGCGCGCCGCGGCGTGCGCTCGGCCGCCGAGGTCGAGACGCTGCTCGGCCTGCCGGTGGTCGCCGTGGTGCCGCGCGGCCGCCTCGTGCCGGCCGGCGTCGTGCGCCGCCTGCTCGGCCTGCCCGCCATCGACGTCGCCGCCGACCTCGTCGCCCGGGTCGGCCACGCCGTGCCCGGTGCGCGAGTGCTGGTCGCCGACACCGGTACCGCCCGCTCGGCCGGCGCGATCGCCCGCCGCCTCGCGGCGCTGCTCACCGGCGCCGGCGTCGCTGCACCGATACGGCCCGCGACCGCCGCGCCGCCGCCCTCCCCCGTCCGCGAGCAGCCGCGCCGCGGCTGGCGCCGGGCCGGCCAGCCCGAACCGCAGTCGCCGGCGCCGCTGCCGCCGTCGGTCGACCTCGTCACCGCCGAGGGCGGACGGGCCGCCGAACAGGCGGCCGCCGCCGGCGTCGTCCCCGCCGCCGCGGTGCTGGTGCTGCCCTGGAACGCCCTGCCCGCCGCCGACCTCCGCACCGCCGCCGGTCGTTTGCTGCCCGATCCGCGCACGCCCGCGATGGTGGTCTTCACCATTTGA
- a CDS encoding malate--CoA ligase subunit beta, translated as MDIHEYQAKEILAKFGVPIPKGGLAYSPEQAAYRAREIGGSVWVVKAQVHTGGRGKAGGVKVCKTEHEVEEAADRMLGRRLVTHQSGPAGKMVNRLYVEGGVHIAKELYLGFVLDRSEQRVIVIGSTEGGMDIEEVAETKPESIVKISVEPAVGMQAFQARELAFKLGIPGSAVADATRVILGAYRCFRDKDSNMLEINPLVFTQEGQLIALDAKMSFDDNALFRHPDISELRDKSQEDPRETQAADRGLSYVGLDGDVGCIVNGAGLAMATMDMILLEGGAPANFLDIGGGATPERVAKAFRLVTQDKNVKVVLVNIFAGINRCDWVAQGVVKAVEIAGLELPLVVRLAGTNVEEGRRIIDESGINVISATTLAEAARLSVQAAKTGTAAAA; from the coding sequence ATGGACATCCACGAGTACCAGGCGAAGGAGATCCTCGCCAAGTTCGGCGTTCCCATCCCCAAGGGCGGCCTCGCCTACAGCCCCGAGCAGGCGGCCTACCGGGCGCGCGAGATCGGCGGCTCGGTGTGGGTGGTGAAGGCGCAGGTGCACACCGGCGGCCGCGGCAAGGCCGGTGGCGTCAAGGTCTGCAAGACCGAGCACGAGGTCGAGGAAGCCGCCGACCGCATGCTCGGCCGCCGTCTCGTCACGCACCAGTCCGGCCCGGCGGGCAAGATGGTCAACCGCCTCTACGTCGAGGGCGGCGTCCACATCGCCAAGGAGCTCTACCTCGGCTTCGTCCTCGACCGCTCCGAGCAGCGCGTCATCGTCATCGGCTCGACCGAGGGCGGCATGGACATCGAGGAGGTCGCGGAGACCAAGCCGGAATCGATCGTCAAGATCTCGGTCGAGCCGGCGGTCGGCATGCAGGCCTTCCAGGCCCGCGAGCTCGCCTTCAAGCTCGGCATCCCCGGCTCGGCGGTCGCCGACGCCACCCGCGTGATCCTCGGCGCCTACCGCTGCTTCCGCGACAAGGACAGCAACATGCTGGAGATCAACCCCCTGGTGTTCACCCAGGAGGGCCAGCTGATCGCGCTCGACGCCAAGATGAGTTTCGACGACAACGCCCTCTTCCGCCACCCGGACATTTCCGAGCTGCGCGACAAGAGCCAGGAGGACCCGCGCGAGACGCAGGCGGCCGACCGTGGCCTCTCATACGTCGGCCTCGACGGCGACGTCGGCTGCATCGTCAACGGCGCCGGCCTCGCCATGGCGACCATGGACATGATCCTGCTCGAGGGCGGCGCTCCGGCGAACTTCCTCGACATCGGCGGTGGCGCCACCCCGGAGCGCGTCGCCAAGGCGTTCCGCCTCGTCACCCAGGACAAGAACGTCAAGGTCGTCCTGGTCAACATCTTCGCCGGCATCAACCGCTGCGACTGGGTCGCCCAGGGCGTGGTGAAGGCCGTGGAGATCGCCGGCCTCGAGCTGCCGCTGGTCGTCCGCCTCGCCGGCACCAACGTCGAGGAAGGCCGCCGCATCATCGACGAGAGCGGCATCAACGTCATCTCGGCCACCACCCTCGCCGAAGCGGCGCGCCTCTCGGTGCAGGCCGCCAAGACCGGCACCGCGGCCGCGGCCTGA